GTCTGTCCATTAATTTCTCCCGTGATCTAACGTACCCCACCCACCCATATCGATGCAGCTGAGGATGATGGCGGTGCTGGCCGTGGAGGCGGCGTtcatggtggcggtggtgctgGGCGTGCTGCTGGGCGCGCACACCCACGAGAAGCGCTCCATGATCGTCGGCATCCTCTGCGTCTTCTTCGGCTCCATCATGTACTTCTCCCCGCTCACCATCATGGTACGTGCGTCcctccgtccgtccgtccatcGATCCGGTCTACGCCGCCGCATGCCTGCCATGCCCGCCATGACCGCTTCGTGCTTCGATACGCATCTTTCTCGAAGTAATTGCGCATTTCTCACCGTCAATTCGGTGGCAATGCACGTGAGTAAATTATCTGGCTGGACGAGATTAGGATGCGTTGATTAGGTAATCTGTTTCTGTTAATCTGCATGGATTTccagggcccacatgtcagtcaaTGGTTACggtaattaatcaatcaattaattaaactagGGAGGTCAGATTTAGTGTTGGGCACAGGTGGCGGCAGCGGGCAACTATTATATTGCTGCTGTTTGCCTTATGTGGATGCTCATTTGATAgggttaaattaattaattcggTACTGTATATGGTCCTTTGCTAATTTGGTGGGACTCACTACAAGCAACAGCTGTTTTAGATTATGTCCAAGTTTAATTGCTCTGGAACACTGTATTTGAGGGAGGCAGATTAGCAACTTATTTGTTCAGGTTGTTGTTCTGTTGGCTGTTGCTTGCTTACCACCAATTGTCCAATTGAGTGATTAGCCAGGAGGGGTTGCCATCACTTTTTACACTTGTTTGCATGATCTAGACACAAAGCTAATAGCTAGGGATCAGCTGGAGATCTTGCATCCTGATCAGGGCAGGTGACTCATCAGGTTGTGGTTGAGGCATTAAGGCATTCACTATCTGTGTGAGCACGTCTGGTTTGGCATGAAGTTGGTTCTTTCTTCCTTCTGGGCCcttgtaaaagaaaaaggcgAACCCAACTTTGGAACCAAAAGTTGAATCGTATGAACGGAGTTGTTTAATTGCCATTTGTCAGATACAGTGTTAATTCTCTCgaaaattttatgatactTAAATTCCGGATACTagatatgtataaagttttggTACCTTCAGGTATTACGTATCCTGAGATACCAAATATACCAGTAACTATAGCACCTTGAGATATCTTTTTAGAATGTTAATGTTAACCCTAGTTGTCCATCTTATCATACACGATAACAAATTGACGTGCACTAGTTTCATATtgatatactctctccgtccttaaatgtttgacgtcgttgatttttttatacacgtttgactattcgtcttattcatacataattattttcatattattttagttaaatatacttttatgcatatatatatctttacatactttaaaaacatagaataatacgaatagtcaaatatgtataaaaaaaataaacggtgTCAATGATTTAGAGACggaaaaagtatatattagcCGAAATCAACAGCTGCGTCGTTTGGCTCGTCATGAATCGATACTACCCCCAAACGTATTATCTGATTGTTGATCTGGCACCTGCATTTTTCGTAATTAAATGCTTCATACAGTTGTGactctggtttttttttttttttgcaggggAAAGTGATAAAGACGAAGAGCGTGGAGTACATGCCCTTCTTCCTGTCGCTGGTGTGCTTCCTCAACGGCGTGTGCTGGACGGCCTACGCGCTCATCCGCTTCGACATCTACGTGACCATCCCCAACGGCCTCGGCGCCCTCTTCGGCGCCGTCCAGCTCGTCCTCTACGCCTGCTACTACAGGACCACCCCCAAGAAGCAGCCCACCAAGGACGTCGAGATGCCCTCCGTCGTCTCCGGCTccggccccggcgccgccgccggcaacgtCTCCGTCACCGTCGAGCGACATGATGCTAGCTGCCGTACGTAGTGGCGATTCGGCCGTACGCCATTTTATCCTCCGGAAGATCCGAGTAGTTGTGTTTTTTTCGATCAGGTCATAGTTTGTCGTGGACATCGTGGTACCGTACTACTACTGGTACAGCTGGTGGTGAGAGGGCTTAATTTCACATGTGGCTCAAGCATGCAGTGCAATTAGCCATAATTATGCCGAGATACTGAGACCATGCTGCAACGTTTGATACTCCCTATTCCTGGTTGTGTTTTTGTCAGGCGTGATAACCGGTAAAGTGGTAATGGCGTTTTGCAGAAGAGGAGGCTATTGTACGATATCTCGTTTTGAAACACGATAACTCCTATGAGATACCAAATATGATATTTCACTGATAACAATTGATAACAGAACAGTAATATCTGATACTTGTTTGGTAGCAACTGATACTATATGATATCAACTGATATACTATTGGTAACGATGGATAGCAAGACGATACCGACAATACTCGTCAAGACAAGAATGatgctctaaaatataaatgatatcttaaaatatataaattataataaagaGATAATTGATAAAATGTAAAGGAATGAAGAAAAATCAACACAAGCAACGAATTGAGAGGTACACCGTATTCTAACGTTTtcaatttaacttataaaaaaataaaagctaaaaCATGGTCAGATGTCACTAGCTACGTTATCATTTGTCATGCTAGGACGGCAAGGGACTTGCTGAACGGCAAAAGACTTGCTGAAGGACACAGTGGCAGTGGGTCGCTAGTGTTGGAGGAGAAGCCACACCATCAGCTCAAGCGATGGCAGGTGCACTTATCTCTTACTTTGTTTGTGGTAATACCATACATATGGACAAGGACAGCACACCAtgtcatagatttttttaattgtcaaTTTGCTTCAAACATGTGTTTTAATCCTTCGAGAGGATGTAACATCGTTTTTACGTAATATGcgttatatttttaagaaaagactCGCAACattgattaatacatgatataATATTCTAcaaataaattgtaaaaaataaacaaactaaactcTAATTAGTATACACATATCAACGataatttgtttgttgcaACTTGTATAAACCAAACTTGATACTAattgtttatataataatatatcatacattaatataactattaattgtCATGTAAGAAACGAGAGAATAACCTCTTGGAGGTTTTAAAGAGTTCTCTCTTTGCTCGCCTGGTAGTATGCCACCTCGTTTTCTAGGTCAAAAGTTCACCGctgcttagagcaagttaCATAGTATAAGCAACATATATAGTAaatctaataaccaatttatataatagttatctatagatatatattatataattaatatctagTTTCACttatcatacatacatatgttTTGAAGATCGTGTTACAGTTGGCTACAAATTTATAGCatgctgctcttctctctcatctcttatctttttaaaatatgtttatagttatcTTATAGTTTGCTATTGTGCCTGCTCTTAATATGTCCATTGATCGTCAGAATATGGCTTCTGCACTTTTAGCCGTGATGACGTGGGCCCGTTTTTGCCGTAACGTAGCGAATCTTTTACTATCACTGCACAATCTATCTGATCAACCAAACCTAGACAAAGAATAAGAGAGTCAATCTTGATACATTTTGGCGAGTGAAGAGCTGTTGCAGTCGAAAGGGAGAGGCGTCCAGGTGCTAGGCGATCTGGAGCTGGgccattttattttccaacgaGGCTGATGTGGATTGGTCTTGGATAGAAAGGGACCCGTGCAGAGGAGGCAGTATGTGTAGTGGGCTCCTTCCCTTTGGTCTCTTTCTCTTGCGTGCCTTGAGCAAATTATCCAGCCGCATTCAGTTCATGTTTTAGTGTCATACTTACAAAAGACTAGCGAAGAAACAAGGGGAATATGGTCAAGAATGTGTATTTTTAAGTGCCGAAAGTACTTGTTCAGTCAGAGAGCCCATAGATAACGCTAGAAGCCTAAAACCAAACTCAGAGTTCTTCTCTCCTTTGCAAAGTTCACATGATTTAGCAGGTAGAACGTCAGTCTAATGACACAAACAGCAACAATTGCTCAACCTTGCACGACTCCGAGGGAAGCCATCAGTCTACAACTGTACACACTACTTGCCAAAAATATGTAGGTCACTTTTGAGATGAGGCCAATCACAGTGAGATGATATGGTGCGTGGTCTCGAACTCTCGACCTATCAGGTTGGAGATTCTCCTAAGACCGCTCGTCCCTTCACGAGGGCATGAGGTACCCGTAGGGATGGCAAAATCCCCGTCCCTGCCCCAACGGGGCTGGAGCTAGGGGCAAATTCGCCCCGCGGAGAGTTGGGGTCAGGGCCTTGGTTTTTTAGGAGACATGATcgtaagatatttttaatccAGGAGAATTCTCGTGGGGcctcaaaatattaaaaaagaaatagaaaaaaatccaagacTCAGCTATTGGGCCTAGCCCATACCGATCAGCCACTCCGCCCACTTGCCACTCAAAGATGTAAAAGCAAAACCCAGCAGCACCCACTCTGCAGCACTCCCCACTCACGTCCACGGAGGCACGGAGcgtggccgccgcccgccgccggctctTCGCCCCCAGGCCTCCACTCCCTGGGGCAGCCGGGCGCCAGTGACcgcccgccgccacctccgcgaTCTCGCACCTCAGCttgctcttcctcctcctcctccgcacATTCTCCTCACTCCTAGCTCAGGCCACAACGAGAGGCGCCTCCAATCCATCAAGTCTCTGTCCTTtattgtttgtgttctttctattttttttcacatcttATGACATCGTATCTGGGAAATTTGAGGTCCCGTTTGGAGGCAGGACCCGATGGGGCCGGGGCCAAGGACCGTCGCCCCCCtcacaccccccccccccgaacTCCGTTTCAGGGCCAGGGACCCAGTTCGGGGCTGGGGCCAAGGGCATTCTAGAACTCCCTGCCCTGCCATGTTGCCAACCCTAGGTACCCACTACAGGGCGGGACCAGCTAGAGTCAAGGGTATTGAGGGTATTCAGATGAATACCTAAgaattttggcaaaaaaaaaatatagacttAAAGAAAAAGACATCTGTATGATCAATAAAATAGATATAGGCCTAATTCAGCCCAAGAAAACCAACAAATGACGGTCTAGGTTAGGAATAAGTTCACCAGAGGCCTCTCAAGTTAACGTTAAGTTTATCTTAGGTGCCTTAACCCCAAAATCAGAAATGTGTACCTCTAAACTTATATAAACCGTTTGAAAAACATCCGTCGGCAGTATTGACTCATCTTTTTGACCGGTTTCACTGAGGTGGACTCTAGTGGACCCCACGTGTCAGgattttttcctcttttttccattttttcttcccctctctcttctccttctctGCGTCGTCGGCACGACCGGCGAATTTGCCTCGCCGCTCAGTATCTGCACTACCGCGCACATCCTTGGCTGGAGCATCAGCTCCGAGCTTGAGCATGACAACCCAACCAGCAGTGCACTCCTCTTCTCCCCTCATTGTAGTCACTGCTTAACCTCGTGTTCACATCGATGAGGAGCTCGCCGCGCCCCACCTACAGCCCACCTGCCGCCCAGGCACCCGTGCCCTATCCCGCTGGCCGTCGTCCGTAGATGTATCATCTGGAACACCTGAAACGCCAACGTTGGCTACACGCTACCTCGTGGAGTCTGGCAACGAGCTATGGCGTGCTCATCGTAATGGCAACCCTCCTAGCCAAATTCTGCGGGGGAGTCGGTGGCCGAGTCGCCTGCTTCGGCGCCGCCATCCCGCCGAGCCatacggcggtggcggcgtatCCCCCGGGAGCACCACGAGGAGGGCTCCCCTGCTGGCAACAACCAGCAAAGAAGAATAATGTAGCTCTAATCAACAGCAGCATGCACGGTGTTTGATTGCCGAAGTATGATCGCATGCACGCAAGATTTATTCCACTAATCCGACTCACAGCTAATCGATCAAATAattgtgccttttttttcatctctatGCTTGTCGAGAAATAAAATAGCTAAAGAAATTGGGCCCTTTCACCCAAAACGTCACTGTAGACGCCACTGATCTGTTCGTCTTTACCAGCGTATAGCATGATCAATCATCTCCTCTGTTCGAGGGCTATGTAGATATTCTTCCTTAATTCGAGCCTTAAAACTTTAGCTTTTGTACGATTAGTTTGTGTATTAATACTCCTTCATCAACAATGCGTTTGAGATCGAGATGGTTTATTCAATGTGTGCATGAACATTACAAGTTGTGCACCATGCATGAGACAAGAACCATGTATGTCAGTCTGCGACGTGTTCTAGTGCTCGCCATGCCATGGATGCATAGAGCTCATGTGTTATTAGGTGTTGCATTTTGAATAGGGCTACGATGTGCTGGCAGTGAGTGCGTCGAGAAATCTGCAAAGTGCGGTGTTGGGCCAATTATGGCGTCGTTCGGATGCCGTCGCATGGAGCGGCCAGCTccaaccgccaccgccactcgCCCACGCCTAAGCTGTCaaacgccgtcgccgccaccgcaagcCCGCGTAGGCCGCCGGCCGTGCTCCGCCTTCCAGTGTCCTAGCTGTCGCTCGGCCTGTCTGTGgttccgccgcccgcccgcgccggccgtgcTTTGCCCTCCGGCCGTGCCCTAGTtcgagagga
This is a stretch of genomic DNA from Oryza brachyantha chromosome 1, ObraRS2, whole genome shotgun sequence. It encodes these proteins:
- the LOC102703829 gene encoding bidirectional sugar transporter SWEET6b-like yields the protein MISPDAARNVVGIIGNVISFGLFLSPVPTFWRICKRKDVEEFRADPYLATLLNCMLWVFYGLPVVHPNSLLVVTINGVGLVVEGTYLVIFFLYSPNKKRLRMMAVLAVEAAFMVAVVLGVLLGAHTHEKRSMIVGILCVFFGSIMYFSPLTIMGKVIKTKSVEYMPFFLSLVCFLNGVCWTAYALIRFDIYVTIPNGLGALFGAVQLVLYACYYRTTPKKQPTKDVEMPSVVSGSGPGAAAGNVSVTVERHDASCRT